A DNA window from Acetilactobacillus jinshanensis contains the following coding sequences:
- a CDS encoding septum site-determining protein MinC, which translates to MRAITLKGTQDGYELFLNSASGIDKINSELKSLLARFGKNSDPRHKINFTVLTGNRLFSYREISTLKNVFKKYPEFGLKDIKSNVITTIDSYHLRERHNVHVISKTIRNGQSYRMHGDVLFFGNIHQGGRLYTDGNIYLMGNVEGIVHAGFPSSEDKLIIGDLHSAQQVRIGEQFDVIADRQIPASNQTVAYVNDLHILSYGKTANLRKINPKFYNRIGGIM; encoded by the coding sequence TTGAGAGCAATTACTTTAAAGGGAACACAAGATGGATATGAATTATTTCTTAATTCTGCAAGTGGAATCGATAAGATTAATTCTGAACTCAAATCTTTATTAGCGCGTTTTGGTAAAAATTCTGACCCGCGTCATAAAATTAATTTTACGGTCCTGACGGGGAATCGATTATTTTCTTATCGAGAAATTAGTACGTTGAAAAATGTTTTTAAAAAGTACCCTGAATTCGGCTTAAAGGACATTAAATCAAACGTAATCACTACGATTGATTCGTATCATTTGAGAGAACGTCACAACGTCCATGTGATTAGTAAAACCATTCGTAATGGTCAATCATATCGGATGCACGGTGACGTGCTCTTTTTTGGTAATATCCATCAGGGCGGTCGCTTATACACCGATGGTAATATTTATTTGATGGGTAATGTTGAAGGCATCGTTCATGCTGGCTTTCCGAGTTCTGAAGATAAATTGATTATTGGTGATCTGCATAGTGCTCAGCAAGTTCGAATTGGTGAACAATTTGACGTGATTGCTGATCGTCAAATTCCAGCATCTAATCAAACCGTAGCTTATGTTAATGATCTACATATCTTAAGCTATGGCAAGACGGCTAATTTAAGAAAAATTAATCCTAAATTTTATAATCGAATTGGGGGAATAATGTAA
- the mreD gene encoding rod shape-determining protein MreD produces MIKNSSLKYVFPIGLLIAFFLDGSVSYNLMSVLFKSYSVVPYLSLFWLVMAVFFVNDYNLHLEGWATLLGAVFDWYYVGIWGVFIIIFPLVVYCTRAMYRYFSINFISAFVIYLIDLIIVLFLGDLADQVVSRITGVAAYAGMNFVLYSAVPTLILNAILFAILYYPIQRLYNYCQQG; encoded by the coding sequence ATGATTAAGAATTCGTCATTAAAGTACGTTTTTCCAATTGGATTGTTAATTGCGTTCTTCTTGGATGGATCGGTTTCTTATAATTTAATGTCGGTCCTGTTTAAATCTTACTCAGTGGTTCCGTACCTATCTTTATTTTGGCTCGTCATGGCTGTTTTCTTTGTGAATGATTATAACCTTCATCTAGAAGGCTGGGCTACGTTACTGGGTGCCGTGTTTGATTGGTATTATGTCGGTATCTGGGGCGTATTTATAATTATTTTCCCTCTAGTAGTTTATTGTACTAGGGCCATGTATCGATACTTTTCGATTAATTTTATTAGTGCTTTTGTAATTTATTTGATTGATTTGATTATCGTTTTGTTCTTAGGTGATCTTGCTGATCAAGTCGTTAGTCGAATCACGGGTGTTGCAGCGTATGCAGGAATGAATTTTGTTCTTTACAGTGCTGTTCCGACCCTGATCTTAAACGCAATTCTTTTTGCGATCTTATATTACCCCATTCAGAGGTTATATAATTATTGTCAGCAAGGATAA
- the mreC gene encoding rod shape-determining protein MreC, protein MRKFFSNRKLVIAILCLIVCLGLITLSVNVRNRRSTPPLIQQFGNDVVGFTNRVITIPTNGIHRGFDSIGGLLSTYQENQKLKKRVDTVVSTQVRNQALQNENTRLKQQLHLGHSLTDYKSVNASIMTRTPSNWQNQIIINKGESSGIKKNMPVIVASGLIGRIAEVNKTNSKVELITDNSGSANRFAIQIHSKHGKNVNGIITGYDRGTNRIKMGNITTKGKLKRGDKVSTNGLGGIMPKGLYVGKVSKVTSDDYGLSKEVYIKPAANLNDIETVTVVGKDE, encoded by the coding sequence ATGAGGAAGTTTTTCTCTAATCGAAAATTAGTAATCGCTATTTTATGTCTAATTGTTTGTTTAGGCTTAATAACATTATCGGTAAACGTTCGTAATCGTCGATCAACACCACCATTAATTCAGCAGTTTGGTAACGACGTGGTTGGCTTCACTAACCGTGTTATCACCATCCCAACTAATGGTATTCATCGTGGCTTTGATTCAATTGGTGGTCTTTTAAGTACCTATCAAGAGAATCAGAAGTTAAAGAAACGAGTTGATACTGTTGTATCAACTCAAGTTCGTAATCAAGCCCTGCAAAATGAAAATACTCGATTAAAGCAGCAACTTCATTTAGGACATAGTTTAACCGATTATAAATCTGTTAACGCATCGATTATGACCCGAACTCCATCCAATTGGCAAAATCAGATTATAATCAACAAGGGTGAAAGTTCCGGAATTAAAAAGAACATGCCTGTAATCGTGGCGTCTGGATTAATCGGTCGAATTGCTGAAGTCAATAAGACCAACAGTAAAGTTGAATTGATTACTGATAACAGTGGTTCCGCTAACCGATTTGCGATCCAGATTCATAGTAAACACGGTAAAAACGTTAACGGGATCATAACCGGTTACGATCGAGGAACTAACCGCATTAAGATGGGTAATATTACCACTAAAGGTAAACTAAAACGTGGTGATAAAGTGTCAACCAATGGATTGGGTGGCATCATGCCTAAAGGCTTATACGTCGGCAAAGTTTCCAAAGTAACTTCAGATGATTACGGTCTATCTAAAGAAGTTTACATTAAACCTGCCGCTAATTTGAATGATATTGAAACGGTAACCGTTGTTGGTAAAGATGAATAG
- a CDS encoding rod shape-determining protein, giving the protein MFGFGTKNVGIDLGTANTIVYVEGKGIVLREPSVVAKSTKTGHVVAVGNEARDMIGRTPASIKAIRPMKDGVIADYDTTVAMLKYYMNKALGHAAGRPYVMVCVPSSVTAVEKRAVIDATRVAGAKGAYVIEEPFAAAIGAGLPVMDPTGSMVVDIGGGTTDIATISLGGIVSSQSVRIAGDKLNSAIANYIRQHYNLLIGERTAEKIKWDIGSASIEDAKKIDDMTVRGRYLLTGLPKTTKVSAVDVAKAMHEPIEGIISAVKETLEETSPEIASDVIDHGIVLTGGGALLKNIADVISKATRVPVSIAKHPMDCVAIGTGKSLSSINAIRKRK; this is encoded by the coding sequence TTGTTTGGATTTGGAACAAAAAACGTCGGTATCGATTTAGGTACTGCAAACACCATTGTTTATGTTGAAGGCAAGGGGATTGTTCTACGTGAACCGTCCGTAGTTGCCAAAAGTACTAAAACGGGCCACGTCGTTGCCGTTGGTAACGAAGCCCGCGATATGATTGGCCGAACCCCAGCTAGTATTAAAGCCATTCGACCAATGAAGGATGGTGTGATCGCTGATTATGACACCACGGTTGCCATGCTGAAGTACTATATGAATAAGGCTTTAGGTCATGCTGCAGGTCGTCCTTATGTTATGGTTTGTGTACCTAGCAGCGTTACAGCTGTTGAAAAACGAGCCGTAATTGATGCAACTAGAGTTGCCGGAGCTAAAGGTGCTTATGTAATCGAAGAACCATTTGCTGCTGCGATTGGTGCCGGTTTACCGGTTATGGACCCAACTGGTAGCATGGTTGTTGATATTGGTGGTGGTACTACTGATATTGCCACCATTTCTTTAGGCGGAATTGTATCTAGCCAGTCCGTTCGAATTGCTGGTGATAAGTTAAACAGCGCCATTGCTAACTACATTCGTCAGCATTATAACTTATTAATCGGTGAACGAACTGCTGAAAAGATCAAGTGGGATATTGGTTCTGCTTCAATTGAAGACGCTAAGAAGATTGATGACATGACCGTTCGTGGTCGTTATTTATTAACTGGTTTACCAAAGACGACCAAGGTCTCTGCGGTTGACGTTGCTAAAGCAATGCATGAACCCATTGAAGGTATCATTAGTGCCGTTAAAGAAACGTTAGAAGAAACTTCTCCTGAAATTGCTTCCGATGTAATTGACCATGGTATCGTATTGACCGGTGGTGGTGCTTTATTGAAGAACATCGCTGACGTAATTTCCAAGGCAACTCGAGTACCAGTATCAATCGCTAAACATCCAATGGATTGTGTTGCCATTGGTACCGGTAAATCATTGAGTAGTATCAACGCCATTCGTAAACGTAAATAA
- a CDS encoding bifunctional folylpolyglutamate synthase/dihydrofolate synthase has product MNTYHDALAFIASRHKFKRDPTLDRMRLFMKKLGNPQNKIKHMIHVTGTNGKGSVVTFLRNLFQQSGYSVGTFTSPYLVTFNERISVNGKPVSNSTILRLAKAVAPVAEALDKALPDGGPTEFEVITAMMFKYFAEHHADVVIVEVGIGGRYDSTNVLIPDVSAITTVSWDHMKILGDTLPKIAYQKAGIIKQGKPVVAGRISKAPLDVIKKTAAKKHSHLSILGRDFLIKHHQPTGWNEIFDFKSKGLSLHRAKIQMVGTYEIDNAAVAVETYLQYCRVNGLHVDPNIIRKGLAGTFWAGRFERLNGSPIVVIDGAHNVPAIKAIQPILSKRFAQRDVYVILAIFADKQYQQMVKILSQIHNVHLVLTEFHGPGHRGAADLKPLAEDVKAKHPIKYIPNWKQAIVQTVSMMSQDDVLLITGSLYFISNVRPLFINQKNS; this is encoded by the coding sequence ATGAATACTTATCATGATGCGTTAGCGTTTATCGCGAGTCGTCATAAATTTAAACGAGATCCAACGTTGGATCGAATGCGATTATTCATGAAAAAATTGGGTAATCCGCAAAATAAAATTAAGCACATGATCCATGTAACTGGAACTAACGGGAAGGGATCCGTAGTTACTTTTCTACGAAATCTTTTCCAGCAGTCTGGTTATTCGGTCGGTACTTTTACGTCACCGTATTTAGTGACGTTCAACGAGCGGATTAGTGTTAATGGCAAGCCCGTCAGTAATTCAACAATTCTTCGCCTAGCCAAGGCCGTTGCCCCGGTGGCAGAAGCGTTGGATAAAGCGTTGCCCGATGGTGGTCCAACTGAATTTGAAGTGATCACAGCAATGATGTTCAAATATTTTGCTGAACATCATGCTGACGTTGTGATCGTCGAAGTTGGGATCGGTGGCCGTTATGATTCGACCAACGTTTTAATTCCTGACGTCTCTGCAATTACAACCGTTAGCTGGGATCACATGAAGATCCTGGGTGATACGTTACCTAAGATTGCTTATCAAAAGGCTGGCATTATCAAGCAAGGGAAACCCGTGGTTGCTGGTCGAATTAGTAAAGCTCCGTTAGACGTGATTAAGAAGACGGCTGCTAAAAAACATAGTCATCTATCGATCTTAGGACGAGACTTCTTAATTAAACATCATCAGCCAACGGGCTGGAACGAAATCTTTGATTTTAAATCAAAGGGCTTGAGTTTACATCGGGCTAAGATCCAAATGGTCGGCACCTATGAAATTGATAATGCCGCCGTTGCTGTGGAAACTTATCTTCAGTACTGCCGAGTTAACGGTTTGCATGTTGATCCAAATATTATTCGAAAGGGCCTTGCTGGCACTTTCTGGGCCGGTCGTTTTGAACGGCTTAACGGTTCGCCGATCGTGGTGATTGACGGTGCACACAACGTTCCAGCAATTAAGGCTATTCAGCCGATCCTTAGTAAACGATTTGCGCAACGTGATGTTTACGTAATTTTAGCTATTTTTGCTGATAAACAATATCAGCAAATGGTTAAGATTTTGAGTCAGATTCATAACGTTCACTTGGTGTTAACTGAATTTCACGGTCCAGGTCATCGTGGTGCTGCTGATTTAAAGCCATTAGCTGAAGATGTAAAAGCTAAGCATCCCATTAAATACATCCCAAATTGGAAGCAGGCAATTGTCCAGACAGTTTCCATGATGTCGCAGGATGATGTATTATTAATTACTGGATCCTTATATTTTATATCCAACGTAAGGCCGTTATTTATAAATCAAAAAAATTCTTAA
- a CDS encoding valine--tRNA ligase gives MRNVNMSTKFNPNEVEAGMYKKWLKEGIFKPSGNQKAKPYSIVLPPPNVTGKLHLGHAWDTTLQDMLIRQKRMQGYDTLWLPGMDHAGIATQAKVEAKMRKKGISRYDLGRKKEIALIWKWKDHYAATIKKQWAKLGLSLDYSRERFTLDAGFKKAVRRVFVQLYKEGLIYRGKYIINWDPMARTALSDIEVTYHNDKGAFYHVKYPFADDTKFHGHNYIEIATTRPETMFGDTAVAVNPHDERYKNIVGKYVVVPLVGRKIPIVADQHADPKFGTGMVKITPAHDPNDFQVGKRHHLAQINTMNEDATMNANAGKYEGLTRFQARKAMVNDLKKENKIIKIVPIVHAVGHSSRTGVQVEARLSTQWFVRMKPLAKRAMENQKTSNRVDFVPKRFEHTFMQWMGNIHDWCISRQLWWGHRIPAWYNKKTGKVYVGEHAPKDPENWKQDPDVLDTWFSSALWPFVTMGWPDTNAHDYKRYFPTNTLVTGYDIIFFWVSRMIFQSLHFTGKRPFKHVLLHGLIRDEHGVKMSKSLGNGIDPMDVIKKYGADALRWFLSNGTTEGQDIKFSYKKMDSAWNFVNKIWNASRYVIMNLGDMKKPVLPPRDQMNLADRWILSRLNHVVNHITAQYDKFNFGEAGRCIYDFIWDDFCDWYIEMSKAVLTGDDAQAKKNTQNVLAYVLDQTLRLLQPVMPFVTEKIWLAMPHVGNALATAKYPVDHPEFNDPQAEKEMSRLIDLIKTVRNIRAEVNAKMSSSVNILIKTNDPTLKQVFKKNYDYIQRFCHPKEFKVGSDVQVPKLAMTSVMDNAQVSIPLSELVDMKAEVKRTKDQIDNFTHEVKRSEKMLANQGFVKNAPKKLVDNEKAKKAANLSKLNAAKKRLATINNSQK, from the coding sequence ATGAGAAACGTTAACATGTCAACGAAATTTAACCCAAACGAAGTTGAAGCTGGTATGTACAAGAAATGGCTTAAGGAAGGAATCTTTAAGCCGAGTGGTAATCAGAAGGCTAAGCCGTATTCAATCGTATTACCACCGCCGAACGTTACCGGTAAGCTTCATTTAGGTCATGCTTGGGATACAACATTACAGGATATGTTGATCCGTCAGAAACGAATGCAAGGTTATGACACTCTCTGGTTACCAGGGATGGATCATGCTGGTATCGCTACGCAGGCTAAAGTTGAAGCTAAAATGCGTAAGAAGGGAATTTCCCGTTACGACTTAGGTCGTAAGAAAGAAATCGCTCTGATTTGGAAATGGAAAGATCATTACGCAGCTACAATTAAAAAGCAATGGGCTAAGTTAGGCCTTTCATTAGATTACAGCCGTGAACGATTTACCCTGGATGCAGGCTTTAAGAAAGCCGTTCGTAGAGTCTTCGTTCAGTTATATAAGGAAGGCTTAATCTACCGTGGTAAATACATCATTAACTGGGACCCGATGGCTCGAACCGCTTTATCAGATATTGAAGTTACTTATCACAATGATAAGGGTGCCTTCTATCACGTTAAATATCCATTTGCTGACGATACCAAGTTCCATGGCCATAACTACATTGAAATTGCGACTACCCGTCCAGAAACCATGTTTGGTGATACTGCCGTTGCGGTTAATCCTCATGATGAACGTTATAAGAACATCGTTGGTAAGTACGTTGTCGTACCGTTAGTTGGCCGTAAGATTCCGATCGTTGCTGATCAGCATGCTGACCCTAAGTTTGGGACCGGGATGGTTAAGATTACGCCGGCCCATGATCCAAATGACTTCCAGGTTGGTAAACGTCATCACTTAGCACAAATCAATACCATGAACGAAGACGCAACCATGAACGCTAACGCCGGAAAATACGAAGGTTTAACTCGTTTCCAGGCTCGTAAAGCCATGGTTAACGATTTAAAAAAAGAAAACAAGATTATCAAGATCGTACCAATCGTCCATGCCGTTGGTCATTCATCTCGAACCGGTGTTCAGGTTGAAGCTCGTCTTTCAACTCAATGGTTCGTTCGTATGAAGCCGTTAGCTAAACGCGCTATGGAAAATCAAAAGACTAGTAACCGTGTTGACTTCGTTCCAAAGCGTTTCGAACATACCTTTATGCAGTGGATGGGCAACATTCATGATTGGTGTATTTCACGTCAGTTATGGTGGGGCCACCGAATTCCTGCTTGGTATAACAAGAAGACTGGTAAGGTTTACGTTGGTGAACATGCACCGAAAGACCCTGAAAACTGGAAACAAGATCCAGACGTCTTAGATACGTGGTTCTCAAGTGCCTTATGGCCATTCGTAACCATGGGCTGGCCTGATACTAACGCCCATGATTACAAGCGTTACTTCCCAACCAATACGTTAGTTACTGGTTACGACATCATCTTCTTCTGGGTATCACGCATGATTTTCCAGAGTTTACACTTCACTGGTAAGCGACCGTTCAAACATGTATTATTACATGGTTTGATTCGTGATGAACACGGTGTCAAGATGAGTAAATCCCTTGGTAACGGGATCGATCCGATGGACGTCATCAAGAAGTACGGTGCCGATGCATTACGTTGGTTCTTATCTAACGGAACTACCGAAGGTCAGGATATTAAGTTCAGTTACAAGAAGATGGACTCAGCCTGGAACTTCGTTAACAAGATCTGGAACGCTAGCCGTTACGTCATCATGAACTTAGGTGACATGAAGAAGCCAGTCTTACCACCGCGTGATCAGATGAACTTAGCTGATCGATGGATCTTAAGTCGCTTAAACCACGTTGTTAATCACATCACTGCACAGTATGACAAGTTCAACTTCGGTGAAGCCGGTCGTTGCATTTATGACTTCATCTGGGATGACTTCTGTGACTGGTACATTGAAATGAGTAAAGCTGTTTTAACTGGTGACGATGCCCAGGCTAAGAAGAATACTCAGAACGTCTTAGCTTACGTATTGGATCAGACCTTACGTCTATTACAGCCAGTCATGCCATTCGTTACCGAAAAGATCTGGTTAGCAATGCCACATGTTGGTAACGCATTGGCAACAGCTAAGTACCCAGTTGATCATCCTGAATTCAATGATCCACAGGCCGAAAAAGAAATGAGTCGTTTAATCGATTTGATTAAGACCGTTCGTAACATCCGGGCTGAAGTCAATGCCAAGATGTCCAGCAGTGTCAACATCTTAATCAAGACGAATGATCCAACCTTAAAGCAAGTCTTTAAGAAGAACTACGATTACATTCAGCGCTTCTGCCATCCAAAGGAATTCAAAGTTGGCAGTGATGTTCAGGTACCTAAGTTAGCCATGACCAGTGTTATGGATAATGCTCAGGTTAGTATTCCACTGTCCGAGTTAGTTGACATGAAAGCTGAAGTTAAGCGGACTAAGGATCAGATCGATAACTTCACCCATGAAGTTAAACGTTCTGAAAAGATGTTAGCTAACCAGGGCTTTGTAAAGAACGCTCCAAAGAAGTTAGTTGATAACGAAAAAGCTAAGAAAGCCGCTAACTTATCAAAGTTAAATGCCGCTAAGAAACGTTTAGCTACGATTAATAACAGTCAAAAATAA
- the thiI gene encoding tRNA uracil 4-sulfurtransferase ThiI — MQYTEIMVRYGELSTKHKNRSDFIRQLGKNVQHALHSFKNVDVSAQWDRLHVRLNGDDPVKVMDHLKGVFGIENFSPVVRVDNHKNLDKAKKVAVAMVKKLYHGDGTTFKISTKRQDKKFPLDTYGVNDALGSTVIKHFPKIKAKMKNPDIVVRCEVRTNGIFLMTETIPGAGGLPVGTGGRATLMLSGGIDSPVATYLAMKRGVRVDMVHFYSPPYTSKQALNKAKELTANLAKYCGHINFIQVPFTKIQEEIKEKVPEGYLMTIQRRMMYRLAAAVTIQRHESGIFNGESLGQVASQTLESMVAINDVTTLPVLRPLLSMDKNQIIAIAKKLGTYKLSILPYEDCCTIFTPPSPKTKPNLEKSREYEKLIDVKGLTKQALANAKVTEIHPDDEFLDSQKKIFSQLL, encoded by the coding sequence ATGCAATACACTGAGATCATGGTGCGTTACGGTGAATTGTCCACCAAGCATAAAAATCGAAGCGATTTTATTCGACAATTAGGCAAAAACGTCCAGCATGCTCTGCATAGCTTTAAAAATGTGGACGTTAGCGCTCAATGGGACCGACTTCACGTCCGTTTAAACGGTGATGATCCAGTTAAAGTTATGGATCATTTAAAGGGTGTCTTTGGAATTGAAAACTTTTCACCCGTCGTTCGAGTTGACAATCATAAGAATCTCGACAAAGCTAAAAAAGTTGCCGTTGCGATGGTTAAGAAATTATACCATGGCGACGGAACGACGTTTAAGATCAGTACTAAGCGTCAGGACAAGAAGTTCCCGCTTGATACTTATGGCGTTAATGATGCTTTAGGAAGTACCGTCATTAAGCATTTCCCAAAGATTAAAGCCAAAATGAAGAACCCCGACATTGTAGTTCGTTGTGAAGTTCGAACTAACGGAATCTTCTTAATGACCGAAACCATTCCTGGTGCCGGTGGCTTACCAGTTGGTACTGGGGGTCGTGCTACTTTGATGTTATCAGGTGGAATTGATTCACCAGTTGCCACGTATCTAGCCATGAAACGTGGTGTTAGAGTGGACATGGTTCATTTCTACAGTCCGCCGTACACCAGTAAACAGGCTTTAAATAAGGCTAAAGAACTGACGGCTAATTTAGCTAAATACTGTGGTCACATTAACTTTATTCAGGTCCCGTTTACCAAGATTCAGGAAGAAATTAAGGAAAAGGTTCCTGAAGGTTACCTGATGACAATTCAGCGTCGAATGATGTATCGATTAGCTGCGGCAGTTACGATTCAGCGTCACGAAAGTGGGATCTTCAATGGTGAATCATTAGGTCAGGTTGCATCCCAGACCTTGGAAAGCATGGTCGCCATTAACGACGTCACGACACTACCCGTTCTTCGCCCGTTATTATCAATGGATAAGAACCAGATCATCGCGATTGCCAAGAAATTAGGAACCTACAAATTATCGATTTTGCCTTATGAAGACTGCTGCACGATCTTTACGCCGCCGTCTCCTAAGACTAAGCCAAATCTTGAAAAATCACGTGAATACGAAAAGTTAATTGATGTTAAAGGCTTAACGAAACAGGCTTTAGCTAATGCTAAAGTCACTGAGATTCATCCTGATGATGAATTCTTGGATTCGCAAAAGAAAATCTTTTCTCAGTTGCTTTAA
- a CDS encoding cysteine desulfurase family protein: protein MIYFDNSATTKINPDALKTYDIVSDKIWGNPSSLHDFGAEAHSLLNQSRQQIADLLHVKPSEILFTSGGSEGDNWAIKGTALAKRKFGNHIITTSVEHAAVYNSMHTLEKLGFDVTYLPVDKYGRISITDLKNAIRPTTILVSVMAINNEIGTIEPIKEIAQLLKHYPKINFHVDAVQAVGKGLEKQIFNGRTDFAAVSGHKFHAPRGTGFIYARHGRRFAPLIDGGGQEFGMRSGTENLPGIAAMAKALRLDMQDEPKKIAHQRQVKSVIYNHVKKFPKVQVFSKNDDTFAPHILCFAIKGVRGETVVHAFEKYGIYISTTSACSSQNGAPSHTLSAMKVPETISRSAIRISLSDQNTVAEAKRFNQVFNKLYQQFSKLS, encoded by the coding sequence ATGATTTATTTTGATAACAGTGCTACCACCAAGATAAATCCAGATGCACTTAAAACGTATGATATCGTTAGTGATAAAATTTGGGGTAATCCATCTAGTTTACATGATTTCGGTGCTGAAGCGCATAGTTTATTAAACCAGTCACGTCAACAGATTGCTGATTTACTACACGTCAAGCCAAGTGAAATCCTGTTTACTAGTGGTGGCAGTGAAGGTGATAACTGGGCCATCAAAGGTACAGCTCTCGCTAAACGAAAATTCGGTAATCACATTATTACGACTTCCGTTGAACATGCGGCCGTATATAATTCAATGCATACCCTAGAGAAATTGGGCTTTGACGTCACATATTTACCAGTTGATAAGTACGGTCGCATTTCAATTACTGATTTGAAGAACGCAATTCGTCCAACCACGATTTTGGTATCGGTAATGGCGATTAATAATGAAATTGGTACTATTGAACCCATTAAAGAAATTGCTCAATTACTAAAGCATTACCCAAAGATTAATTTCCATGTTGATGCTGTTCAAGCCGTTGGTAAAGGCCTTGAAAAACAGATCTTTAATGGTCGAACTGATTTTGCAGCAGTTTCTGGTCATAAATTCCATGCACCACGTGGAACGGGCTTTATCTACGCTCGTCATGGCCGTCGGTTTGCTCCATTAATCGATGGCGGTGGTCAAGAATTTGGCATGCGCAGTGGTACCGAAAACTTACCAGGGATTGCTGCAATGGCTAAAGCACTCCGTCTTGATATGCAGGATGAACCAAAAAAGATTGCTCATCAGCGTCAGGTCAAGAGCGTAATTTATAATCACGTCAAGAAATTTCCAAAGGTTCAGGTATTTTCTAAGAATGATGATACCTTTGCACCGCATATTTTGTGCTTTGCAATCAAGGGTGTCCGTGGTGAAACCGTAGTTCATGCTTTTGAAAAGTACGGAATTTACATTTCGACCACCAGTGCATGTTCTTCACAGAACGGTGCTCCATCCCACACGTTAAGTGCAATGAAGGTTCCAGAAACGATTTCACGAAGCGCAATTCGAATTTCATTAAGCGATCAAAATACCGTTGCTGAAGCCAAACGCTTTAATCAAGTTTTCAATAAATTATATCAGCAATTCAGTAAGTTAAGCTAA